In one window of Dromaius novaehollandiae isolate bDroNov1 chromosome W, bDroNov1.hap1, whole genome shotgun sequence DNA:
- the LOC135323522 gene encoding E3 ubiquitin-protein ligase MARCHF3-like isoform X2, with protein sequence MLFQNLCDHATFTVLQDHFLTDGDPVSAREPLVAKLLHIAMTTSRCSHLPEVLPDGPGSAAPAGKSASGGPGPGPAGGRPHYVMQVSAKDGQLLSTVVRTLATHRLDVLARTCMQSITAQLHTTPMFSDGCKSSSPFNDRPMCRICHEGSSQEDLLSPCECTGTLGTIHRSCLEHWLSSSNTSYCELCHFRFAVERKPRPLVEWLRNPGPQHEKRTLFGDMVCFLFITPLATISGWLCLRGAVDHLHFSSRLEAVGLIALTVALFTIYLFWTLFNSSQHDGTANSPGCKRLPILRVHGKDRQDACFFML encoded by the exons atgctgtttcagAACCTCTGTGACCATGCCACCTTTACAGTACTCCAGGATCATTTCTTAACAG ATGGGGACCCTGTGTCGGCGCGGGAGCCATTAGTGGCGAAATTGCTGCACATTGCCATGACGACGAGCCGCTGCAGCCACCTGCCCGAGGTGCTGCCCGAcggccccggctcggcggccCCCGCGGGGAAGAGCGCCAGTGGTGGGcctgggcccggcccggccggcgggcgCCCGCACTATGTCATGCAAGTGTCGGCCAAGGACGGGCAGCTGCTCTCCACCGTGGTGCGGACGCTGGCCACGCACAG GCTGGATGTGCTAGCTCGGACGTGCATGCAGAGCATCACAGCGCAACTTCATACCACTCCCATGTTCTCAGACGGCTGTAAAAGCAG CAGCCCCTTCAATGACAGGCCGATGTGCAGGATCTGCCAcgagggcagcagccaggaggaccTGCTTTCTCCATGCGAATGTACGGGGACTCTGGGGACGATTCACcgcagctgcctggagcactggCTGTCGTCTTCAAACACCAGCTACTGTGAACTCTGCCACTTCAGGTTTGCAGTGGAGCGCAAACCCAGGCCCTTGGTAGAG TGGCTGAGGAACCCGGGCCCCCAGCACGAGAAACGGACTCTCTTTGGAGACATGGTGTGCTTCTTGTTCATAACGCCGCTGGCGACCATCTCCGGCTGGCTGTGTCTGCGGGGAGCGGTGGACCACCTGCACTTTAGTAGTAGGCTAGAAGCCGTTGGCCTCATTGCACTCACTGTCGCACTCTTCACTATTTACCTCTTTTGGACCCTA TTTAACAGCTCGCAGCATGACGGCACTGCAAATTCACCTGGTTGTAAACGGCTGCCAATACTGCGAGTTCATGGGAAAGACAGGCAGGACGCCTGCTTTTTCATGCTATaa
- the LOC135323522 gene encoding E3 ubiquitin-protein ligase MARCHF3-like isoform X1, whose amino-acid sequence MLFQNLCDHATFTVLQDHFLTDGDPVSAREPLVAKLLHIAMTTSRCSHLPEVLPDGPGSAAPAGKSASGGPGPGPAGGRPHYVMQVSAKDGQLLSTVVRTLATHRLDVLARTCMQSITAQLHTTPMFSDGCKSSSPFNDRPMCRICHEGSSQEDLLSPCECTGTLGTIHRSCLEHWLSSSNTSYCELCHFRFAVERKPRPLVEWLRNPGPQHEKRTLFGDMVCFLFITPLATISGWLCLRGAVDHLHFSSRLEAVGLIALTVALFTIYLFWTLVSFRYHCRLYNEWRRTNQRVILLIPKPAAVASAQQSLLGLQPIKRNSKETIV is encoded by the exons atgctgtttcagAACCTCTGTGACCATGCCACCTTTACAGTACTCCAGGATCATTTCTTAACAG ATGGGGACCCTGTGTCGGCGCGGGAGCCATTAGTGGCGAAATTGCTGCACATTGCCATGACGACGAGCCGCTGCAGCCACCTGCCCGAGGTGCTGCCCGAcggccccggctcggcggccCCCGCGGGGAAGAGCGCCAGTGGTGGGcctgggcccggcccggccggcgggcgCCCGCACTATGTCATGCAAGTGTCGGCCAAGGACGGGCAGCTGCTCTCCACCGTGGTGCGGACGCTGGCCACGCACAG GCTGGATGTGCTAGCTCGGACGTGCATGCAGAGCATCACAGCGCAACTTCATACCACTCCCATGTTCTCAGACGGCTGTAAAAGCAG CAGCCCCTTCAATGACAGGCCGATGTGCAGGATCTGCCAcgagggcagcagccaggaggaccTGCTTTCTCCATGCGAATGTACGGGGACTCTGGGGACGATTCACcgcagctgcctggagcactggCTGTCGTCTTCAAACACCAGCTACTGTGAACTCTGCCACTTCAGGTTTGCAGTGGAGCGCAAACCCAGGCCCTTGGTAGAG TGGCTGAGGAACCCGGGCCCCCAGCACGAGAAACGGACTCTCTTTGGAGACATGGTGTGCTTCTTGTTCATAACGCCGCTGGCGACCATCTCCGGCTGGCTGTGTCTGCGGGGAGCGGTGGACCACCTGCACTTTAGTAGTAGGCTAGAAGCCGTTGGCCTCATTGCACTCACTGTCGCACTCTTCACTATTTACCTCTTTTGGACCCTA GTGTCGTTTCGGTATCACTGCAGGCTCTACAACGAGTGGCGCCGCACCAACCAGCGGGTGATCCTGCTCATCCCCAAGCCGGCGGCCGTCGCCTCCGCGCAGCAGtcgctgctggggctgcagcccatCAAGAGGAACTCCAAGGAGACAATCGTCTGA
- the LOC135323522 gene encoding E3 ubiquitin-protein ligase MARCHF3-like isoform X3, with amino-acid sequence MLFQNLCDHATFTVLQDHFLTDGDPVSAREPLVAKLLHIAMTTSRCSHLPEVLPDGPGSAAPAGKSASGGPGPGPAGGRPHYVMQVSAKDGQLLSTVVRTLATHSSPFNDRPMCRICHEGSSQEDLLSPCECTGTLGTIHRSCLEHWLSSSNTSYCELCHFRFAVERKPRPLVEWLRNPGPQHEKRTLFGDMVCFLFITPLATISGWLCLRGAVDHLHFSSRLEAVGLIALTVALFTIYLFWTLVSFRYHCRLYNEWRRTNQRVILLIPKPAAVASAQQSLLGLQPIKRNSKETIV; translated from the exons atgctgtttcagAACCTCTGTGACCATGCCACCTTTACAGTACTCCAGGATCATTTCTTAACAG ATGGGGACCCTGTGTCGGCGCGGGAGCCATTAGTGGCGAAATTGCTGCACATTGCCATGACGACGAGCCGCTGCAGCCACCTGCCCGAGGTGCTGCCCGAcggccccggctcggcggccCCCGCGGGGAAGAGCGCCAGTGGTGGGcctgggcccggcccggccggcgggcgCCCGCACTATGTCATGCAAGTGTCGGCCAAGGACGGGCAGCTGCTCTCCACCGTGGTGCGGACGCTGGCCACGCACAG CAGCCCCTTCAATGACAGGCCGATGTGCAGGATCTGCCAcgagggcagcagccaggaggaccTGCTTTCTCCATGCGAATGTACGGGGACTCTGGGGACGATTCACcgcagctgcctggagcactggCTGTCGTCTTCAAACACCAGCTACTGTGAACTCTGCCACTTCAGGTTTGCAGTGGAGCGCAAACCCAGGCCCTTGGTAGAG TGGCTGAGGAACCCGGGCCCCCAGCACGAGAAACGGACTCTCTTTGGAGACATGGTGTGCTTCTTGTTCATAACGCCGCTGGCGACCATCTCCGGCTGGCTGTGTCTGCGGGGAGCGGTGGACCACCTGCACTTTAGTAGTAGGCTAGAAGCCGTTGGCCTCATTGCACTCACTGTCGCACTCTTCACTATTTACCTCTTTTGGACCCTA GTGTCGTTTCGGTATCACTGCAGGCTCTACAACGAGTGGCGCCGCACCAACCAGCGGGTGATCCTGCTCATCCCCAAGCCGGCGGCCGTCGCCTCCGCGCAGCAGtcgctgctggggctgcagcccatCAAGAGGAACTCCAAGGAGACAATCGTCTGA
- the LOC135323522 gene encoding E3 ubiquitin-protein ligase MARCHF3-like isoform X4, translated as MTTSRCSHLPEVLPDGPGSAAPAGKSASGGPGPGPAGGRPHYVMQVSAKDGQLLSTVVRTLATHRLDVLARTCMQSITAQLHTTPMFSDGCKSSSPFNDRPMCRICHEGSSQEDLLSPCECTGTLGTIHRSCLEHWLSSSNTSYCELCHFRFAVERKPRPLVEWLRNPGPQHEKRTLFGDMVCFLFITPLATISGWLCLRGAVDHLHFSSRLEAVGLIALTVALFTIYLFWTLVSFRYHCRLYNEWRRTNQRVILLIPKPAAVASAQQSLLGLQPIKRNSKETIV; from the exons ATGACGACGAGCCGCTGCAGCCACCTGCCCGAGGTGCTGCCCGAcggccccggctcggcggccCCCGCGGGGAAGAGCGCCAGTGGTGGGcctgggcccggcccggccggcgggcgCCCGCACTATGTCATGCAAGTGTCGGCCAAGGACGGGCAGCTGCTCTCCACCGTGGTGCGGACGCTGGCCACGCACAG GCTGGATGTGCTAGCTCGGACGTGCATGCAGAGCATCACAGCGCAACTTCATACCACTCCCATGTTCTCAGACGGCTGTAAAAGCAG CAGCCCCTTCAATGACAGGCCGATGTGCAGGATCTGCCAcgagggcagcagccaggaggaccTGCTTTCTCCATGCGAATGTACGGGGACTCTGGGGACGATTCACcgcagctgcctggagcactggCTGTCGTCTTCAAACACCAGCTACTGTGAACTCTGCCACTTCAGGTTTGCAGTGGAGCGCAAACCCAGGCCCTTGGTAGAG TGGCTGAGGAACCCGGGCCCCCAGCACGAGAAACGGACTCTCTTTGGAGACATGGTGTGCTTCTTGTTCATAACGCCGCTGGCGACCATCTCCGGCTGGCTGTGTCTGCGGGGAGCGGTGGACCACCTGCACTTTAGTAGTAGGCTAGAAGCCGTTGGCCTCATTGCACTCACTGTCGCACTCTTCACTATTTACCTCTTTTGGACCCTA GTGTCGTTTCGGTATCACTGCAGGCTCTACAACGAGTGGCGCCGCACCAACCAGCGGGTGATCCTGCTCATCCCCAAGCCGGCGGCCGTCGCCTCCGCGCAGCAGtcgctgctggggctgcagcccatCAAGAGGAACTCCAAGGAGACAATCGTCTGA